The following DNA comes from Acipenser ruthenus chromosome 47, fAciRut3.2 maternal haplotype, whole genome shotgun sequence.
GTTctcctggcgttctgcacccgctatcaaatttgcacgttgccatcattaatccattagaATTATAAAGAAATGCAATTAGATTAAGAAAAGAGaatggaattgggtgggatctggatactaagtgggCGCAAACATTccaatgtgatgtaaggattttgccttgcacttaggcaatcgATGActctccaaaaactttacacctctatacaaggtgcaaaccattgttgaagcgagtaactaagagctgtataaaagcacacacctgcagagacctgtcattggtgATGGtgacacttcctgatgcagcgacacttggctcttgttgaggagagttaggaacacgttcggagaagggtcactttgtttgggatgcatTGCTacagcgttatcgtctcactccgcaggtcatcctaaaCCTAATAGCTGAgcgatgagctagaccccagcgtcaatctagggaccgctatcccagCACATgggaaagtgctgtgttctctgcactacttagcctctgatacctttcagaccacagttggagtGTCTAGAGGGACAGCCCAATCCTCCTTTTCCAGAGTGccaggcacatttctggatgcattgctgaaaagggcaggtcaatacatataatttcctaaggatactaacataactgatgttggctgaggcttttccaaacaactccattTCATGCTGAGTGGCCTCAgatgtaaggactctcagctccttctcagaaaacatttattttctgtgcgccaagaggactttgctgcctttTCTCTGACGCATGGCTCATTGAGCCCCACGTTATAATTGCTGATCATTATTTGTGCGcgtgagtaatttgcattgcacttaagcgtacatagggcgcagtgcaaaataattataTCTTCCCCTAAGTGTGGGGAAACATTTTTACTGCAAGGAACCATACCACAATGTAATAGGCTTAAGTAATTAAAGTTATTTCCTGTACCAAGCAATTAGAGAACATTTTCCACATGTGTGCCTCAGACAATATGATTTGCCTGATGTGTGTAATTTAAATCTCCTTCTTTCTGCATTCTCCCTGCTGCTGACGGCACACAATTATAGACAGAGTACCTCATTTTAAAGATTGCTTGAACACTGCACTCCAGGGTCTCTTTTAAGCTGGCATTGGTGCCAATAGTTTTATcctcttttttttcagaatgatGATGCAAAATGGTTTAATGCAGAAATCTGCATTGTGAATGGCAGAGTTTTGcttctgtgttttaattaaaGGCAGACTTCATCATAACTTCTGAAACAATCCATTAGAgattctacagaaaaaaaaatgtttttttataattgctTTACATTTTTCCTACTTATATCTGAAGGAGTTTTAAATCGTTCTGAGTGTGTCTAGGTTCATCTGTCTGTACCTTGCTtagagcttgtctggagaatccctGGTGCTAGCGGCGTTCCTCATGCCATTCAAATCATGTTTCATTTCAACTCTGCCTGCCCACCTACTCTCTGACTGTACCATCAGATACAAGCTATTGGGTACATGTAGAATATTGCACAGGGTGCTGTATCATACAAGCTGAGATCCCCTCCATAAGAGGTCAAAGTGGCCTTTGTCATGAGTGGGCTTACCAGCcgctctgaccttgagtgggtgaaTAGCAGTGGGTGAAaatcttaagctgagggaacacaaagccactttgtagcttggaacttggtttaatgagactaggtttcaggccgctgcacggcacaccagaggagacttggggtttgatacagcctCTAAgaaggtctcccggtctcctggaaccaggtttcaagccactgctccTGTAAAAGTGGCTCCGTGTTCCctcagctctacacagcaccctctactatattttttaatcataatagctcattttattttgacatcatttccatctgatacaaactatATGTCGTTGAACCAACAGAGTAGGTATTCACAAGCTTTCACTCctgtaaagacactttgactgatctagcagatatttttcaaatacaactTAAAATAATTCAGAGTTGCTGTCCATATTGTTACCTAATGCCCTGCTCCTGTGTTGAATCTCAGTATTACTCCATGCATTCCACCTGCAATCACAATGTGAGCAACAGCAATAGAAATTACAAGCAACagtattatctatctatctatctatctatctatctatctatctatctatctatctgtctatctatctatagtacTTGAAAAACATTTATACctgaatttagaaaaataaagaaaacaataaaaagtttCTCTAGTAACATGGTTTATCTAAcccgtttttttttattattattattattattattgaagggCTTTTACCGAAATTGGTGACTAACCCTTTCATCCTCCGACAGTTAAACTATGTAGGTGTGTGCTATAGATCTCTTTCTAGGGTGGTTTTTTCTCCATGTTAGTGAATGTGGAGCACATGAAAGTTCAGGGACTAAAAGCATTCGATGCAGAAGAGTACTATCCGCGTTCCCTAAATCAATGCCATACCCCTCCAGTCAAGGAAGACTAGTACCGAGTCCCGAGCCAGACCCTGCATGTCAGTTCTGCTGCATGTGAGGGCTAAGGTGATGTGTGCAATATTAACGTTACTGTTGCTAACAATATAATTCCACTAATATCACTTGTTGTATGCTTCAGTTCGTTATGCAGGTGTAAAACAAATACAGGACCGGTATATTGGATTTTGTCCTAGGAAGAATCAGGCCATGTATGAATGTGTTAATTACACCCAGTTAAGGGGTAGTATCGTTTTGAAGTTGTGCTTGGAGGGAGATGTGTTAATAAGTTAGATGTTTGCTGGTAATCGCTGATACTTCAAGGGAAGTGGTACTACGTACAGTGACTCATGCACAAGGTTTACCGATTGAAGCACAGGTTTGTTCACTCTAGTGTGTCAAATAATAGCGTGCACAATTGAGCAATTGAGCTGAAACGCGCGTCATGTGCGTCAGACCGGCTCCAGAATCACACAGATACCTGTATGTGTTCAGGTAACACATGTTATTACAGAATGCTAAAATAAGCATTGCAGGCTAGTCGTTCGTCCGTCCGTGTCCCGTCCCACACCCCGCCCCTCGCGATGGGACAACCATATAAATAGCAGCACGGTCTAAATGGGCATCAGACGCAACAGCAGAACAGCatcactgtatttaatataaagaCAGGTTGATAAAACCGCGGTAGAGTTTCATTTccatcagaaaatgtttttgtgcTTTTTCTGCCCGAACGTGTTGCGCCTCGTGATCTTGGAAAACAACAAGTCAGTTTATGAACTATTATGTAtttctgaatttattttgaaaCCTACCAGacagaattagcattttttttttcaaagaaaactgCATGGACTTCAGTGACAAGCCACCAGCAGGAAGAATGCGCGGCAGCTCTCTTTATCCATTGCGAAGTCTGGTTGTCTAGTAATAATATACAAACCGACCTGTATCAGTCAGGCAGCAGCACCGCACCGGGGAGTTCCTCGTCACCTTACTCTTGCTACTTGAAGAACATCATTTCAGCTTCAAAAACAGCCGCAAGATGTTGTGCGCTTACTAATGttatttggaaagcccaatttaTAATAGTTTGACATTTTTGGAGCAGCGCAAAATAGTCTGAAGTAGACAACCTACTCAAATCTTGaaaggtaattattattattgtgtacaCCTTAATACACTAAGTCAAGTCGACAAACATTTCGGCTACTGCCTTTATCAATGTACTGTACTTGTGAAGTTATAGATctatttattattactgttggGTCTTATTTTCTCAGCATGAttctattttcattttattataaggAATGcggctttaataataataataataataataataataataataataataaacacgttTTGGCTTGAGCCTTCATTACTATGCATTGAATGTATAGGTGTGAATGATTATTATTAGAGATGTTTCCTGACGCGTCGGAGAGCCCCAGTTTGAAGGACTCCATCGCGTTCCTGCTCAATGACTCGTGTGTCGGGCCGGGTCTGTGCAGGAACAGCTCGGGTCCGCTTAACCCCCCGTTCCTGGTCGATGCCTGGCTCGTGCCCCTCTTCTTCGCCATTCTCATGGTGGTGGGGCTCGCGGGCAACTCACTGGTCATCTACGTCGTTACCAAACACAAGAAAATGAGGACTGTCACCAACTTCTACATCGGTAAGCgcatttctctttctttctttctttctttctttctttctttctttctttctttctttctatattacagtctgtcacatttttttttaatgttatgtgAACTCTATGGGCTACGAGAAGTTGTCCTGTCAAAAACGTAATACTGTATTCAAGTCTGAGGTTAAACTGGTCCTCGACATTTTGAGCATATGCACTGTACCAAACTACCAATTGTTCAACCGAAACCAAATTAACGAACAAATGGTTTCCCGTTCTCCAGCTAACCTGGCCACCACTGACATCATCTTCCTGGTGTGCTGCGTGCCCTTCACCGCCGCTCTGTACCCACTTCCCAGCTGGATCTTCGGGGAGTTCATGTGCAAATTAGTCAATTACATCCAGCAGGTGACAGTCATTTAGATACATTACTCTTTCAAAATGGTGAAAGCCACAGTAGCCATCCAGCCGAGTTAGAATAAAGGATGGTGGAAAAACTGCCATGGTTACCTTTCAGGACCAAATGTTCCAGTATAGGAGCCCAGGGGAATCCTATTAACATGAATAACCGATGTGTGTTTagtggttattttttatttagaggtTGTGGGTTCGCACTTCTGGTgcctatcctctctctctctctccaggtttCTGCCCAAGCGACGTGCGTGACACTGACAGCGATGAGTGTTGACCGCTGGTACGTGACGGTGTATCCACTGCACTCCCTGCGACAGAGAACTCCTCAAGTCGCCGCCACAGTGAGTCTGGGGATCTGGATAGGTAAGATCAGCTTGCAAAATCCGAGCAGCGTTTAGTCCAGGAGAAGGCTCTAGTTTGAGCTACATGTTATCTTTTATTAAGGATTAAAACAAAGAAGGttatccagtaaaggcactagcGTAGGTGGTGCAGGTTTAGTCATGCAATCAGGAGCCTGTTGTTTCGAATCGTGGTCATGTTGAATTGCAGATCTTGGCTGGGAGCCCACAGAGTGTGAAACATTAGCCTAAAGCTCATCTACATGTAGGCTAGGGAGAAAAATGAACCTCCTCATGCCTCCCTTCTGGTCAGCCATTCCACTTCCCTGACTGGGCTCtcgcctccagggttcagtagcttagTAACATCCATAAGAACTTTCTGACATGTGCCTTACTGCTGCTGTAGGGAAACAGTGCAAACCCCTTAACAAAAATAAGACATATTATTTAGAATATGTCCAGTACTATATAGTGCCATATAGTATTGGTCATATGACAAATTAATGTGAGGTTTGATATCTTGATGTTCTCTTGATTCCATcctgatctctctgtctgttATTTTGATGTTATTTCCATTAATTTACATTGTTTAGCTTGAGGTATTTGCATAAAGTGACCTTTGGAGGCAAACACAATTAGCAATAGGGATTGCGATGAATATGGAATATGTTGGGCCACTTGTTCCTCTTTGATCTCATAGGTGTCTGCTACAGTGCACATGTTCGAGAGTAAGTAGTTCAAATTATATTGTGTTATGTGCTTTGATAAGTCAGTGTTAtggtgctgctcttcagttctagttgtctgccatagacaAATGTAAattttattaattagtcatttagcaggtgCTTTTATCCATAGCGACTTAGACTAggggttgaactatgcatcacaactgctgctgcagagtcacttccaataggacctcggttttatgtctcatctgaaggacggagcacaaggaggttaagtgacttgctcagggtcacacacagagagtcagtggttgagctgggattgaacctcctTGTATCAAGACCTTTTCTTTActcactggaccaccaagcctccttgtagatgtgtctttatattagtaagcgccagcaccatctagtgaacagCAAAACTAAAATTgcagaccactagatggcgctggctcttacttctactGCAAGGCTAGTGTATCGCAGGCTAGAGATAGTAATGATAgggaactggaactgaagggcAGATCCTGAACTGTGGtgaaagcaacacagactgatcaaaaaacaaaaacagcgtttgagtgattgcaataagaaccacccTGAATGATTGCGCACATCATGAAAAGTTGAAGAAGTGTCCTTGCGTTGTCTGGACTCCCGCCTGTTCCTTTTCTATGCTGCAGGCTCATTCTTGGTGTCCATCCCAGTCCCCATGTACCACCGGATAACCAAAGGGGAATGGTTCGGACCACAGACCTACTGCACTGAACACTTCCCCTCCATCTCCCACGAGAAAGCCTTCATCCTCTACAATTTCCTGGCGGTCTACTTGCTCCCCCTAGTGACCATCTGTGTGTGTTACACCGCCATGCTATGCCAGATGGGGCGCCCCACTGTGGAACCATCTGACAACAACTATCAGGTAGAAGCACTGCTCTTCTTAATGTCATAATCATGGAGGTTTCTTTACATGGGCCTATGGTGGATAAAACCAGAAGAACATATGCACATTTTCTAACGAGGATCGATGCTTGAATTCCAGGATTCAACAGTTTAGctgcagtgttgtatttgaaatatttacatatcCTGAATTTGTCTTAAGCAAAACAAATTAAGAATAATACAATTGGGGACCTGAAATAATGCTAAAGAGTAAGTCGCTTCAAATGGCATTTTTGTTGGCCAAAGTATCTTTATATGTGTAAGCGCCAGCATTATCTCTTCCCCAGCATTTGTAATGCCAGCAGTACTAAATTAAACATATTTCccaagtggcagatcactagatggcgttGGCTTTTACTTCCATAAAGACATAGAGATAAGAGTCTGTTGATTAATACCTTACAGATGTGTATGGCAGGCCACTGGCATAGTTCTTGAACTCAGGTGAAAGTAGCCTAAAACAGAGTTATCATTCACTCATAAAAAGGCAGCAGGGCAGTAAAAACAAAGGAAATTAAATTTGAAGCTACATGTGCTTTCATAAAGCTAGTCAGGAGTTTCAAACGTCTCCCCACTTCCAGCTGCAGTTGCTGGCGGGGCGCTCGGAGGCGATGAGAGCCAAGATCTCCCGCATGGTGGCTGTGATGGTGCTTCTCTTTGCCCTCTGCTGGGGCCCCATCCAGCTCTACATCCTGGTGCAGGCCTTCAGCCCCAGCTTTGAGCGTGACTACTACATCTACAAGGTGAAGATCTGGGCTCACTGCATGTCCTACACCAACTCCTCTGTCAACCCGATTGTGTACTCCTTCATGGGAACTAACTTCCGCAAGGCCTTCAAGAAAGCCTTCCCCTTCATATTCAAGCAGCGCATCGCGGCCGCCAACCTTCCCCAGGGCACTGCCAACGCAGAGATGCACTTCATCTCCTCTGGATCTCAGATTGCACCCACGAGCCAGGAGTAAGTGGACCACCTGAGGCTACCCCTAGACCCTGCTAATGTGGCCCATGGAATCGGAGGCTGTAGTTAAGTTGCACTGTTAAGTAGTGCATTCTTTTTAAGAAATTGGAGCACCACAGAAACCAATGCTGTGAGTTTGTTTTATGACAAAGAGACCAGCAGGGATTACATATACTAGTGTAccctattattttatttttccccatGTCCAATAATGTTCCTCCTGCCAATTTTGCCTAATCTGCAGGAGTGCCAGGGCCAATACGACGCTTCCTGTGGAATCCCCGGCAACAACCAGCAGCTTCATACATGCAAGACACAAGTCTGCACTGccgcggctgtgcttttaccaggtgagccacgcAGGGACCCTTGCCTGTCTTGAGCAAGTCTTACGACTGGTGGAAAGCCAGGGCACTCTATGCCCCTTGTATTATAATGTTAATTGATATAAACAAAGTATAAACTGTGCCAGCTTATGTGATTGACTTTTTTGTGAGAAGTTTGTTTTATGGGCCCGGTTCACAAGATTGTTTGAAGTAATGTTTTGACTGTTTTGCAGACCATTAGATTGTTTTCAGATGCGTTTGAGCCCTCGCATGAAGAGGAGGTTTTGAGTGTGTATTGTAAATCTTGTGTGCATGTgttgtaaataatgaatgaagtgcctgacgctcctgggagagcctgtctgctgtgtgtgattaccagctgcggaatctaatcagcaggtaggggTGTCCCAGCGGGGCGTCGGGTTCTGTTTATACACAACTGGGCTTCTGTAAAGCCATAAGATAACGAGCTGAAGAGTGTCCACTCTACCTAGAAGACCTTGCTGAAATCCTCTGATCGCCATGAGAGTAAACTGGGATCAGAACATAAAGAAGCTGAAATTCACAGACGGCTGTGTGTGTGAACTAGGGTTGAATACTGAAGAGTCAGCAAGTCGAAACCGCTGATcactgtgtgttttaatttatttattgcatttatttatttattgcatttatatagcactttttatacaaaagtatcgcaaagctgtgtacagtacacagcagaaaaaagaacaaaccacaatacatttgtatagcatgtcacacatacagtacaaatgccataatcagaccatttaaataacatatttaaataaccgtataaacataatacaaaagcagcaattttaaaattacattaaaatccactaagataagataaaacaaaggcatgcatagtctctcggcatcagatacagaaataattggtctaagtttggctatatttctcttTGGCTAatagtaaaaagatactttagtaacttccctaaaatgagagatcaggagcaaagatgacccccaaactcttaatttctaacCAGGGTCAGGGTTAGTTCAGGGATTATAAATCCCACCAGAGTATAGTGAGCGAGGTGTAGAAGCAGACCTCCATTTATTAGgagttttcacggcaccttttatttgtacagtgttttatattGCTTTTCGTACACTGCGTTGTATATCCTCTGTGCACTACCATTGTTGATAGTGTCAAGTAAGCTGTTCAGTGTTGTTCTATGTTAATAAAACCTGTGCTCCTGCGAGCATATCAACtacaacctccgtctcgatctcctgcctgtcactcagcagcgaatacACAGACCCGCACAGCAGACGCCTGTCACAGAGCTCTACAGTATATCTCAAACCTGAACGATGTTGTAAAGCCTGAGAGTATCTTCCTGAGTATTTTTGTAGGATCTCATTCTAGAACCTTGCCATCATTCAAATACAATGACAGAATGAATGGGCTTTCAACACTGTTACAAATGAAGttgctaaataaaatattaggAAAATTAGATGAAGTAAAGTGTCCCTTTAATTGGTATTCATAAGGATCACCACTAGGGGGCATAGTATAACGGAAATGACTTTCAATGACTTGGAAAGGGATTCCAGTCTTACCAGTAGCTGACTATATAAGTGATAGAGCACAGCTGCTTGCTACAGGagggaacttgattttttttaaccccctaaaaggagctgacaaagttaaccccTAGCCAGTACTGAAACCGGAATCAGAGGACACTGTTTGAAATTAAGTGAggtaggaaacttttttttttgcacacagtGTAGACAtgccccctcaccccccccccatttataTTGTAGTAACTAGTAGCAACATGAACATGTTTTAAATGCTCAATACTTGAAGCCTGTCTCGTTTTCACCTCCAACCTCTTCAATGCTCTAGTGCAGGGGCCTCCAACCCTGGtactggagagccccaatcctgctgAAATggaaaccagaagacccagtagctctccagggcCAGGGTTGGAGACTTCTGCTCTACTGGATTCAGAACTGGAGATGGGTTATAGACAAGAAACCTTGATATTTCCACCCCCCTGTCAAAACCTTACATCAAAATCAGCATTTACTGAACTGTAGAGAGAGTCAATGCTACTCTATATATATTGGTTACATTGGTTAATCTACTTTATACAACTGTAAAGGTTTATAACAGCTACAGATTAATTTAGCAGTtatgcattttacagtactggcgatataaaatgtgttattatttatctTGAACCAGAATAACTAATTCATCTATTGAACCAGCATGTGCAACTGAAAACTTGTTCAATAAGCTCTCTGACACTTCTAAATTTCCAAGCATGGATTTGAAAATCAGCAATCAAAATCCTGGAAGAAAATGTAAATCTGTACAAGGAACAGGTTAGAATGAGTTAAAATACCAGGGCCGGACACAGCAGAGACAGAAACCTCACCAACTTCATCTTCCATGATCTCTCCACCCCACGTCACCCCAAAGGCACCATGGGTAACACCACCCCTCCCCCACTGCAGCTCATCTGCTAGTCAGGAAGTACCGCCTGCGGAGGGTCAAAGGTCAAACCAGTAAACTACTTCTGGAATTCTTGCCCAGCTGTAGATTAGGCAGAGAGATATTTCAGAATGACTTTTGTTGCTATCCTTAGGTGTATATATTACATTGCATAacaactgctttttttcactgcAATTGAAAGAAACAatccttgaattaaaaaaaaaacccactataaatagtttaaaaacaggGAAATAATGCTCTTAAAACTACAGATGTgtaatgcttttattattattattattattattattattattattattattattattattattattagtagtagtatgtGTTACTTTATTAgctttatcaataataataataataataataataataataataataataataataataattgtagtagTAGTAAACACAGGAGTTGGACAAAAGTAGAAACACCATAAATCTGTGCTTGGAAGATCATGGGTCATTATAAGCCATTTATCAAAGTCTGTCTCAGCTGTCTTGCACATTGTAACTGAAACTGACTCACATCTGAGATGCAGCCTGAATATGACAGTCCACGACAGATAAAACATACACTGATGAATATGACAGTCCACGTCAGATAAAACATACACTGATGAAGCCACAAGCTGTAACATGTTTGGTTGAGTGTTTTGAATTTATGGAAGAATATATCAtactacagtatttgcaaaacAAATGGAACCCGAAATGGCAGCATCTTCACACCCAAGTGTGTGCAAACTTGTTTTTTGTTCAACACCTGTGCATTATTTGCATTTCGGACCACACCGAGGGATGTTTTCATGTATTTGTTAACTATGTATCtggattttattaataataataatgtgtaaaaaaatacattgctggGTAACAGAAACACTGCTAGACTTGTCTTGATCTGTGCAGTTTTACTAAAGCTATCTATGTCTAGATAATGAGGAAACAGTAATTTGATTTACATTAAGATATACTGTACAGGCAGAGTGCTGTTAATTTGAGTGTCTGattcaaacaataaataaaataaata
Coding sequences within:
- the LOC117401494 gene encoding G-protein coupled receptor 54-like, whose protein sequence is MFPDASESPSLKDSIAFLLNDSCVGPGLCRNSSGPLNPPFLVDAWLVPLFFAILMVVGLAGNSLVIYVVTKHKKMRTVTNFYIANLATTDIIFLVCCVPFTAALYPLPSWIFGEFMCKLVNYIQQVSAQATCVTLTAMSVDRWYVTVYPLHSLRQRTPQVAATVSLGIWIGSFLVSIPVPMYHRITKGEWFGPQTYCTEHFPSISHEKAFILYNFLAVYLLPLVTICVCYTAMLCQMGRPTVEPSDNNYQLQLLAGRSEAMRAKISRMVAVMVLLFALCWGPIQLYILVQAFSPSFERDYYIYKVKIWAHCMSYTNSSVNPIVYSFMGTNFRKAFKKAFPFIFKQRIAAANLPQGTANAEMHFISSGSQIAPTSQE